From a region of the Spelaeicoccus albus genome:
- a CDS encoding mycothione reductase — protein MTHYDLIVIGTGSGNSIVDDRFDDLSVAIIEQGLFGGTCLNTGCIPTKMFVYAAEVARTARDSSRYGVDAHVDGVRWPDIRERVFGRIDPIESDGRSYRSERLPNVTVYPEHAEFTGRRELTTAGGRVLTADRFVIAAGSRVIVPDIDGLDAAAVGAPGSRIHSSDTVMRLAELPGSMIVLGGGYIAAEMAHVFSALGTSMTVVARSAPLLRHQDAAIAERFTECARESWDVHLNAQVTAVRTGSDGVEVDYRSADGAVTTLAADTLLLASGRRPSGDLLRADNAGIDMHADGRIAVDEFQRVLSGGTAQDDVFALGDVCSPYQLKHVANHEARVVQANLIDPDHLTASDHRYVPSAVFTHPQIASVGLTEQEAHDDGRSYVVATHDYGAVAYGWALEDTTGFVKLLADRDSGQLIGAHILGPEASMIIQPLIQAMSFGLDAKAMAHGQYWIHPALPEVIENALLKLDLPG, from the coding sequence ATGACCCATTACGACCTCATAGTCATCGGAACCGGCTCGGGCAATTCGATCGTCGACGACCGATTCGACGACCTCTCGGTGGCGATCATCGAACAAGGACTCTTCGGCGGTACTTGCCTGAACACCGGCTGCATTCCGACGAAAATGTTCGTGTATGCCGCCGAGGTGGCGCGTACGGCACGCGATAGCTCCCGTTACGGTGTCGACGCACACGTCGACGGGGTGCGATGGCCGGACATCCGTGAACGCGTCTTCGGTCGAATCGACCCGATCGAAAGCGACGGCCGTTCCTACCGAAGCGAGCGGCTGCCCAATGTGACGGTGTATCCGGAGCACGCCGAGTTCACCGGACGCCGCGAGCTCACGACTGCCGGCGGCCGCGTCCTCACGGCTGACCGATTCGTCATAGCGGCGGGCTCCCGCGTCATCGTCCCCGACATCGATGGACTGGATGCAGCCGCAGTCGGCGCGCCCGGCTCACGCATCCACTCGTCCGACACCGTCATGCGGTTGGCTGAGCTGCCCGGGTCGATGATCGTGCTCGGGGGCGGGTACATCGCCGCCGAAATGGCGCACGTCTTTTCGGCGCTCGGCACGTCGATGACCGTCGTGGCCCGTTCCGCTCCCCTGCTGCGCCATCAGGACGCCGCAATAGCCGAACGGTTCACCGAATGCGCGCGCGAATCCTGGGACGTCCACCTGAACGCGCAGGTCACTGCCGTGCGCACTGGTTCGGACGGCGTCGAAGTCGACTACCGGTCCGCTGACGGCGCCGTCACGACGCTTGCCGCCGACACCCTCCTGCTGGCCAGCGGACGCCGTCCATCCGGCGATCTGCTCCGCGCGGACAACGCCGGAATCGACATGCACGCGGACGGCAGGATCGCCGTCGACGAGTTCCAGCGGGTTCTCAGCGGCGGCACTGCGCAGGACGACGTGTTCGCGCTCGGGGACGTCTGCAGCCCGTATCAGCTCAAACACGTGGCAAATCACGAGGCGCGGGTCGTCCAAGCCAATTTGATCGATCCCGATCATCTCACCGCTTCGGACCACCGGTACGTGCCGTCGGCCGTATTCACGCATCCTCAGATCGCCTCGGTCGGCTTGACCGAGCAGGAAGCCCACGACGACGGGCGCAGCTATGTTGTCGCAACACACGACTACGGTGCCGTCGCGTACGGCTGGGCTCTCGAGGACACGACGGGATTCGTGAAACTACTGGCCGACCGCGACAGCGGACAACTCATTGGCGCGCACATCCTCGGCCCGGAAGCGTCCATGATCATTCAGCCGCTCATTCAGGCGATGTCCTTCGGCCTGGACGCGAAGGCGATGGCGCACGGCCAGTACTGGATCCACCCGGCGCTGCCCGAAGTGATCGAGAACGCACTGCTGAAACTCGACCTGCCCGGCTGA
- a CDS encoding protein kinase, translating to MEKGGRSHSPELPGYEILRRINRGDAIAGYLATDADGHRVECLVAQSSEAKSPVVDAPGEPDVAHPHLAELLDVVQSAGGESAVVIDYLQGGTLSALVRAVGALSLGQVITVMEPIASAVGFVHEQGFCHSAVSAEYIFVAASGLPKILGPAAVRALGVGSGETADAGRRADVRALGALAWTLLTGHEPPVGRIRPPIRVYHPELPERLVEAIEDPAQFTAAGFAETVHTLAVSEADAAPAPLRLVRTDAREPSSDALTAQLRLSAGAGRAGAGPPTGAEKTGEERSGPRPAAGRLAGIGARQRRRGRHRRRGRRALVWPAVAAVLACAVAVTAFMVGAGESSGPEPTGPEQIGNDKTLAAEPAGARDHTPSAEIPAHIGAAAASAKPLRAVTGLVWIRADMFGNADRSRLELLDAPHSTAWREDAGKLRTLRRAGSKLEGLHMSLLSAERIAQSSARAVVAVTVKTSAYRQVDDAGHTIARKAAAIASHRLTLVRRDGRWLISAVR from the coding sequence ATGGAAAAGGGAGGAAGGTCACATTCACCCGAGCTGCCGGGTTACGAGATCCTCCGCCGGATCAACAGGGGCGACGCGATTGCCGGATATCTGGCGACGGATGCGGACGGGCATCGGGTCGAGTGCCTCGTTGCTCAGTCATCCGAAGCAAAGTCGCCGGTCGTCGATGCGCCCGGCGAGCCGGACGTCGCGCACCCCCATCTCGCCGAATTGCTCGACGTCGTCCAGAGCGCCGGCGGAGAGTCCGCAGTCGTCATCGACTATCTGCAAGGGGGCACTCTCTCGGCGCTGGTGCGCGCCGTTGGAGCGTTGAGCCTCGGACAGGTGATCACCGTCATGGAGCCGATCGCCTCCGCCGTCGGGTTCGTGCACGAGCAAGGATTCTGCCACTCGGCAGTCAGCGCCGAGTACATTTTCGTGGCGGCCTCGGGGCTGCCGAAGATCTTGGGGCCGGCCGCCGTACGGGCGTTGGGCGTCGGTTCCGGCGAAACAGCGGACGCCGGCCGGCGCGCCGACGTCCGCGCACTGGGAGCACTGGCCTGGACACTGCTGACGGGGCACGAGCCGCCGGTCGGCCGGATCAGGCCGCCGATCCGCGTGTACCACCCGGAGCTTCCCGAACGTCTTGTCGAGGCCATTGAAGACCCGGCGCAATTCACCGCTGCCGGATTCGCCGAGACCGTGCATACCCTTGCCGTGTCGGAGGCGGACGCCGCGCCGGCCCCGTTGCGGCTCGTCCGTACCGACGCGCGCGAACCGAGCAGTGATGCCCTCACGGCTCAACTACGCCTGTCCGCCGGCGCCGGGCGAGCGGGGGCGGGCCCGCCGACCGGTGCCGAAAAGACAGGGGAGGAGCGATCGGGCCCCCGGCCGGCGGCCGGCCGGCTTGCGGGTATCGGCGCCCGACAACGACGCCGGGGACGGCACAGACGACGCGGCCGCCGCGCACTTGTCTGGCCGGCCGTCGCCGCCGTGCTGGCCTGCGCCGTCGCAGTGACGGCGTTCATGGTCGGCGCGGGTGAATCGTCCGGCCCGGAACCGACCGGCCCGGAACAGATCGGCAACGACAAGACCCTCGCCGCGGAGCCCGCCGGCGCGCGGGATCACACGCCATCCGCGGAAATTCCGGCACACATCGGCGCGGCCGCCGCCTCGGCCAAACCACTACGCGCCGTCACCGGATTGGTCTGGATCCGCGCGGACATGTTCGGGAACGCCGATCGGTCACGGCTGGAGCTACTTGACGCACCGCATTCGACGGCCTGGCGGGAGGACGCCGGCAAGCTTCGAACGCTGAGACGCGCCGGGTCGAAGCTGGAGGGATTGCACATGAGTCTGTTGTCGGCCGAACGGATCGCACAAAGCAGCGCGCGCGCCGTCGTTGCCGTGACCGTCAAAACCAGCGCCTATCGGCAGGTTGACGACGCCGGTCACACCATCGCTCGCAAAGCCGCCGCTATCGCATCGCACCGGCTGACCTTGGTGCGCCGCGACGGCCGATGGCTCATCTCGGCGGTTCGATAG
- a CDS encoding RDD family protein gives MVDRRDIGSWLEGPPKSNKQNWPGERLGRPESGKGSVARVGRRLIGLVIDWAIAILISRLAFGDAQWATLTVFAVEQFLLVGTLGYGIGHRIVGIRIVRLDGSWAGPLRAIVRTVLLCLVIPAVVWDADQRGVHDKAAGTIAVRI, from the coding sequence GTGGTGGACAGACGTGACATCGGAAGCTGGCTCGAGGGCCCGCCGAAGTCGAATAAGCAGAATTGGCCGGGCGAGCGGCTCGGGCGTCCGGAGTCCGGGAAGGGCTCCGTCGCGCGCGTCGGACGACGGCTCATTGGGCTCGTCATTGACTGGGCGATCGCCATCCTGATCTCCCGCCTGGCTTTCGGGGACGCTCAGTGGGCGACGTTGACGGTTTTTGCCGTCGAGCAATTCCTGTTGGTCGGCACTTTGGGGTACGGGATCGGTCACCGCATCGTCGGCATCCGGATCGTGCGCTTGGACGGTTCGTGGGCAGGGCCGCTGCGCGCCATCGTCCGCACAGTCCTATTGTGCCTCGTCATTCCGGCGGTCGTGTGGGACGCCGATCAGCGCGGTGTTCACGACAAGGCGGCCGGCACCATCGCGGTTCGCATCTAG
- a CDS encoding Gfo/Idh/MocA family protein, with translation MTYPASSLGVGGRSTFRDSQLTADPLVPTGDPLNWGVVSTGNIARTVTKELALLPDAGLHAVSSRSAESAQAFASEFGFTKSYVGHRQLLADDDVDIVYVAAPHGQHYSIVHDALTAGKHVLCEKAFTIDALEAAELVRLAGMNRVFLMEALWTRFLPSFQRALQIVHSGDLGTPHWARADLGFPAPRTTPLGRIWDPHAGGGALLDLGVYTLTWPVSVFGLPETVTAVGQLSAEGVDQQCDLQLSYKDAFAHATCSLVARCGATATIAAEDGRLDVFEGGNHPRTLVLTDSNGDVRAERFQPAGRGYTYELREVMDCVRAGKLESDLMPLAETQAVMSIFDEVRRQLGVHYPTTAERAE, from the coding sequence ATGACTTACCCTGCTTCGTCGCTCGGCGTGGGCGGCCGCTCGACGTTCCGGGACTCCCAATTGACAGCCGACCCGCTCGTGCCGACCGGCGATCCGCTCAACTGGGGCGTGGTCTCGACCGGCAATATCGCCCGAACCGTCACGAAAGAGCTCGCGTTGCTGCCGGACGCCGGACTGCACGCGGTCAGCTCCCGGTCGGCCGAATCGGCGCAGGCCTTCGCGAGCGAATTCGGGTTCACCAAGTCCTACGTCGGCCATCGGCAACTGCTGGCCGATGACGACGTCGACATCGTGTATGTCGCCGCGCCGCACGGGCAGCATTACTCGATAGTCCACGATGCGCTGACCGCCGGCAAGCACGTGCTGTGCGAAAAGGCGTTCACCATCGATGCGCTCGAAGCCGCGGAGCTCGTGCGACTGGCCGGGATGAACCGCGTGTTCTTGATGGAAGCGCTGTGGACGCGATTCCTGCCGAGCTTCCAACGCGCTCTGCAAATCGTTCACTCGGGCGATCTGGGCACGCCCCACTGGGCAAGGGCCGACCTCGGCTTTCCGGCGCCGCGGACGACGCCGCTCGGCCGGATCTGGGATCCGCACGCCGGCGGCGGTGCCCTTCTTGACCTCGGCGTTTACACACTCACCTGGCCGGTCTCGGTCTTCGGGCTGCCCGAGACCGTCACGGCCGTCGGGCAGCTCAGCGCCGAAGGTGTCGACCAGCAGTGCGATCTGCAACTCAGCTACAAAGACGCTTTCGCGCACGCCACCTGTTCACTCGTCGCCCGGTGCGGCGCCACCGCGACTATCGCGGCCGAGGACGGTCGGCTCGACGTGTTCGAAGGCGGCAACCACCCGCGGACGCTGGTGCTCACCGATTCGAACGGCGATGTCCGGGCCGAACGTTTCCAACCGGCCGGACGCGGCTACACGTACGAGTTGCGGGAGGTCATGGACTGTGTCCGGGCCGGCAAGTTGGAAAGCGATTTGATGCCGTTGGCCGAGACCCAAGCCGTCATGAGTATCTTCGACGAGGTCCGTCGTCAGCTCGGAGTGCATTACCCGACTACCGCCGAACGTGCCGAATGA
- a CDS encoding LLM class flavin-dependent oxidoreductase gives MRSGITILPEHPWSVAATLWKRAEEYGFDHAWTYDHLSWRSLADGPWHATIPTLTAAAMATARIRLGTFVASPNFRHPVPFAKELATVDEISGGRFTLGVGSGGTGFDATVFGDDVLPARARHARFESFVTALDQLLRHETDGPISFSDDWYTAHEARMVGTPAQEPRMPFVIAANGPKGQRLAARYGSGWLTTGAGGDDERTWWRRTGDLMKRFQDAAGAAGRRDYDAYVSIDAGPVYSLSSAEAYRDAVGRAAELGFTDTVCHWPRPDGVYSGSEAVLDEIAPARE, from the coding sequence ATGCGAAGCGGAATCACCATCCTCCCCGAACATCCCTGGTCGGTCGCGGCTACTTTGTGGAAGCGGGCCGAGGAGTACGGGTTCGACCACGCATGGACCTACGATCACCTGTCGTGGCGGTCGCTTGCGGACGGGCCCTGGCACGCCACGATTCCGACGCTGACCGCCGCCGCCATGGCGACGGCGCGGATCAGGCTGGGCACGTTCGTGGCCTCGCCGAACTTCCGACATCCGGTGCCGTTCGCCAAGGAACTCGCGACGGTCGATGAGATCTCCGGCGGTCGTTTCACGCTTGGCGTGGGCTCCGGCGGTACCGGATTCGATGCCACGGTCTTCGGCGACGACGTCCTGCCGGCGCGTGCACGGCATGCGCGATTCGAATCGTTCGTCACGGCACTCGATCAACTACTGCGACACGAGACGGACGGACCGATCAGCTTTTCCGACGACTGGTACACGGCGCACGAGGCCCGGATGGTCGGTACGCCGGCGCAAGAACCGCGGATGCCGTTCGTGATCGCGGCCAATGGTCCGAAGGGTCAACGGCTGGCCGCGCGCTACGGCTCGGGCTGGCTGACCACGGGCGCCGGCGGAGACGACGAACGAACATGGTGGCGACGCACCGGGGACCTGATGAAGCGTTTCCAGGACGCAGCCGGTGCGGCAGGCAGGCGCGACTACGACGCGTACGTGAGTATCGACGCCGGGCCGGTGTATTCGCTATCCAGCGCCGAAGCGTACCGTGACGCCGTCGGCCGGGCCGCGGAACTCGGCTTCACCGACACCGTGTGCCACTGGCCGCGCCCGGACGGCGTCTATAGCGGTAGCGAGGCGGTGCTTGACGAGATCGCTCCGGCGCGCGAGTGA
- a CDS encoding TIGR01777 family oxidoreductase, with product MKIVLSGVGGFVGSELQRCLAEAGHSTVRLVRRPPASRLEKQWDPARHSLDEAIIDGADAVINLAGAGVADRRWTSRYRHLIVSSRVDTTQTLADAVRRVASPPRVFVNASAVGFYGDRGDEVLTEAAPIGTGFLADVCREWEAAASQLPAGVRAVRARTGIVLGTGGGAAGKMLPLLRAGLGGPLGTGRQWWPWITLADVARAYAHVVADETISGPVNFVGPEPQRNKRVIRALAGAFGRPAALPVPGWALHAAVDGFAADILASTRAVPTALTASGFEFAHPDIGSAARWLAG from the coding sequence ATGAAGATAGTTCTGTCGGGAGTCGGCGGCTTCGTCGGGTCGGAGCTTCAGCGGTGTCTTGCCGAGGCCGGGCACTCCACCGTGCGTCTGGTGCGGCGTCCGCCGGCCAGTCGGCTCGAGAAACAGTGGGATCCGGCCCGGCACAGCCTGGATGAGGCCATCATCGACGGCGCGGACGCCGTGATCAACTTGGCCGGCGCGGGGGTGGCCGACCGCAGGTGGACGTCGCGTTATCGGCATCTCATCGTGTCGTCCCGCGTTGATACCACCCAAACGCTCGCGGACGCCGTTCGACGGGTCGCCTCGCCGCCGCGGGTGTTCGTCAACGCGTCCGCCGTCGGGTTCTACGGCGACCGGGGCGACGAGGTTCTGACCGAGGCCGCACCGATCGGGACGGGGTTCCTGGCGGATGTGTGCCGCGAGTGGGAAGCCGCGGCCTCGCAGCTCCCGGCCGGCGTGCGTGCCGTCCGGGCCCGAACCGGAATCGTGTTGGGAACGGGCGGCGGCGCCGCGGGGAAAATGCTGCCGCTCTTACGTGCCGGGCTCGGCGGACCGCTCGGGACGGGACGGCAGTGGTGGCCGTGGATCACGCTCGCTGATGTTGCCCGGGCATACGCGCACGTGGTCGCCGACGAGACGATTTCGGGGCCGGTGAACTTCGTCGGACCGGAGCCGCAGCGCAACAAGCGAGTCATCCGGGCCTTGGCCGGCGCCTTCGGACGGCCCGCCGCGCTGCCCGTCCCCGGCTGGGCGCTGCACGCGGCGGTCGACGGCTTCGCGGCCGACATCTTGGCCAGCACGCGCGCCGTGCCGACCGCGCTGACGGCGTCCGGATTTGAATTCGCCCATCCGGACATCGGGTCCGCTGCCCGCTGGCTGGCCGGCTAG
- the lipA gene encoding lipoyl synthase: MTIAPEGRRLLRIEARNAETPIEQKPEWIKTTAKMGPEYKDLKNLVKSGGLHTVCEEAGCPNIFECWEDREATFLIGGSQCTRRCDFCQIDTGKPSPLDTDEPRRVAESVADMGLRYSTITGVARDDLDDGGAWLYAETVRRIHGLNQGTGVELLIPDFNSNDDQLAEVFSSRPEVLAHNVETVPRIFKSIRPGFRYDRSLSVLTKARDNGLVTKSNLILGMGETYEEVVEALQALHDAGTDIITITQYLRPSPRHHPVDRWVKPEEFVALSKEAEEIGFLGVMSGPLVRSSYRAGKLWAGAMRRRGWDIPEHLSHLDRDMPARQEASALLSARR; encoded by the coding sequence GTGACTATTGCGCCAGAGGGACGGCGACTGCTTCGCATTGAAGCGCGCAACGCCGAAACTCCCATCGAGCAGAAGCCAGAGTGGATCAAGACCACCGCCAAAATGGGTCCGGAGTACAAAGACCTGAAAAACCTTGTCAAATCCGGAGGGCTGCACACAGTCTGCGAAGAGGCCGGTTGCCCGAACATCTTCGAATGTTGGGAAGACCGCGAGGCGACGTTCCTCATCGGCGGTTCGCAGTGCACGCGTCGATGCGACTTCTGTCAGATCGACACCGGCAAGCCGTCGCCGTTGGATACCGACGAGCCGAGGCGCGTGGCCGAATCGGTGGCCGATATGGGTCTGCGCTATTCCACGATCACCGGTGTTGCCCGTGATGACCTGGACGACGGCGGCGCGTGGCTGTATGCCGAAACGGTACGACGCATCCATGGCCTGAATCAGGGCACCGGCGTCGAATTGCTGATTCCGGACTTCAATTCGAACGACGACCAGCTGGCCGAAGTGTTTTCCTCGCGGCCCGAGGTGCTCGCGCACAATGTCGAGACAGTGCCGCGGATTTTCAAGAGCATCCGCCCGGGGTTCCGGTACGACCGTTCGCTCTCGGTGCTGACCAAGGCCCGGGACAACGGACTCGTCACCAAGTCGAATCTGATTCTCGGTATGGGCGAGACGTACGAAGAAGTCGTTGAAGCCCTGCAGGCGCTGCACGACGCCGGCACCGACATCATCACCATTACGCAATACCTGCGCCCGTCTCCGCGTCACCATCCCGTCGATCGTTGGGTGAAGCCGGAGGAATTCGTCGCGCTGTCAAAAGAAGCCGAAGAGATCGGATTCCTCGGCGTCATGTCGGGCCCGCTGGTGCGCTCGTCGTACCGCGCGGGAAAATTGTGGGCGGGTGCCATGCGCCGCCGCGGGTGGGACATCCCGGAGCATTTGTCGCATTTGGACCGCGATATGCCGGCCCGGCAGGAAGCGTCCGCTCTGCTCAGCGCGCGTCGCTGA
- the glnA gene encoding type I glutamate--ammonia ligase has translation MFKSADELLKFMTDEEVRYVDIRFCDLPGVVQHFNMPATAFGAEAFENGLLFDGSSIRGFQAIHESDMKLIPDPATAFIDPFRVEKTLVLNHSIVDPFTDEPYSRDPRQVAAKAEAHLRSTGIADTVFFGSEAEFYVFDDIRFNTAPNESFYALDSVEAAWNTGRDEPGGNLGYKTRYKGGYFPVPPVDHFADLRDEISTTMSDLGLEVERAHHEVGTAGQQEINYKFTTLQHAADDLLLFKYIVKNISWQNGKSATFMPKPLFGDNGSGMHCHQSLWKDGKPLFYDENGYAGLSDLARWYIGGLVEHADSLLAFTNPTINSYRRLVPGYEAPVNLVYSQRNRSAAIRIPVTGNSPKAKRLEFRVPDPASNPYLSFAAQLMAGLDGIRNRIDPPEPIDKDLYELPPEEHKGIKVVPASLEQSLAALEADHEYLTEGDVFTPDLIEAWLDYKRDHEIESFRLRPTPHEFELYYDL, from the coding sequence GTGTTCAAGTCCGCTGACGAACTACTGAAATTCATGACCGATGAAGAAGTCAGGTACGTCGACATCAGGTTCTGCGACCTGCCCGGCGTCGTCCAGCACTTCAACATGCCAGCCACTGCATTCGGAGCCGAGGCGTTCGAGAACGGTCTGCTTTTCGACGGCTCATCCATTCGCGGCTTCCAAGCAATTCACGAATCCGACATGAAACTCATCCCGGATCCGGCGACGGCATTCATCGACCCGTTCCGTGTGGAAAAGACCCTCGTCCTCAACCATTCGATTGTGGACCCCTTCACCGACGAGCCGTATTCGCGCGATCCGCGGCAAGTGGCGGCCAAGGCCGAAGCCCATTTGCGCAGCACCGGCATCGCCGACACGGTCTTTTTCGGTTCCGAAGCGGAGTTTTACGTCTTTGACGACATCCGCTTCAACACGGCTCCGAACGAAAGCTTCTACGCGCTCGATTCGGTCGAAGCGGCATGGAACACCGGACGTGACGAGCCGGGCGGAAACCTCGGCTACAAGACCCGTTACAAGGGCGGGTACTTCCCCGTCCCGCCGGTCGACCACTTCGCCGATCTGCGCGACGAGATCTCCACCACGATGTCCGACCTCGGTCTCGAGGTCGAGCGCGCGCACCACGAGGTCGGCACGGCCGGTCAGCAAGAGATCAACTACAAATTCACAACGCTCCAGCACGCAGCCGACGACCTCTTGCTGTTCAAGTACATCGTCAAGAACATCAGCTGGCAAAACGGCAAGTCCGCCACTTTCATGCCGAAACCCTTGTTTGGCGACAACGGCTCGGGCATGCACTGCCACCAGTCCTTGTGGAAAGACGGCAAACCGCTTTTCTACGACGAGAACGGCTACGCCGGCCTCTCGGATCTCGCACGCTGGTACATCGGCGGACTCGTCGAGCACGCCGACAGCCTCCTGGCGTTCACGAACCCGACTATCAACTCCTACCGGCGACTGGTCCCCGGGTATGAAGCACCGGTCAACCTTGTCTACTCCCAGCGGAACCGCTCGGCCGCCATTCGGATCCCCGTCACCGGTAATTCCCCGAAAGCCAAGCGACTCGAGTTCCGCGTTCCCGACCCCGCATCGAACCCGTATTTGTCGTTCGCGGCTCAACTCATGGCAGGTCTCGACGGGATCCGTAACCGCATCGATCCGCCGGAACCGATCGACAAGGATCTCTACGAGTTGCCGCCGGAAGAGCACAAGGGCATCAAGGTCGTCCCGGCCAGCCTCGAGCAATCGCTGGCCGCGCTTGAAGCCGATCACGAATATCTCACCGAAGGCGATGTGTTCACGCCCGATCTGATCGAAGCGTGGCTCGATTACAAGCGCGACCACGAAATCGAATCCTTCCGGCTTCGCCCGACTCCGCACGAATTCGAGCTGTACTACGACCTGTAG
- the lipB gene encoding lipoyl(octanoyl) transferase LipB: protein MALGFRTVGLAPDYVDYTEALALQRSVHADVAAGTADDVVLLLEHREVYTAGKRTEDWERPSGDIPVIDADRGGKITWHGPGQLVGYPILRLPDPVDVVEYVRTLEAMLIDVCERFGVPGERVEGRSGVWLPADAAGSGARPARKIAAIGIRVAANVTMHGFALNCDNSLEAYSTFVPCGITDAGVASLSEETGRDVTPHDAAAAVREVMPRYFPSSSPAPDGDLANVVS, encoded by the coding sequence ATGGCACTTGGCTTTCGCACCGTCGGGCTGGCGCCCGACTACGTCGACTACACCGAAGCACTCGCCCTGCAAAGATCCGTTCACGCCGACGTGGCGGCCGGTACGGCCGATGACGTGGTGCTTTTGCTCGAACACCGCGAGGTGTACACGGCGGGCAAGCGTACCGAGGACTGGGAACGCCCCTCCGGCGACATCCCCGTCATCGACGCCGACCGCGGCGGTAAGATCACGTGGCACGGCCCCGGACAGCTGGTCGGCTACCCGATCCTGCGGCTGCCCGACCCCGTCGACGTCGTCGAGTACGTACGCACGCTCGAGGCCATGCTCATCGATGTGTGCGAGCGGTTCGGCGTCCCCGGCGAACGGGTCGAAGGGCGATCGGGTGTGTGGCTCCCGGCGGACGCGGCCGGTTCGGGCGCTCGGCCGGCGCGGAAGATCGCCGCCATCGGGATCCGGGTAGCAGCAAATGTGACGATGCACGGATTTGCGTTGAACTGCGACAACTCGCTGGAGGCGTACTCGACGTTCGTGCCGTGCGGTATCACCGATGCCGGCGTGGCATCGCTCAGTGAAGAGACCGGTCGCGACGTCACACCGCACGATGCGGCGGCTGCCGTGCGCGAGGTCATGCCGCGGTATTTTCCGAGCAGCAGTCCAGCCCCCGATGGTGACCTGGCTAACGTCGTCTCTTGA
- a CDS encoding DUF4191 domain-containing protein: MPESNERGKSVRGLFSRKPKPDKPKKEDGRLKQIWNVFKMTRRQNPAVVWWMLLAFFGLVFIGAVAGFIVGHAIYATVLGVAFGILAAMFVLARMAERAAFKQIDGQPGAVGSALGTLKRGWSVEEQPVVIEPRTQDLVFRATGKAGVVLVSEGPAQRAARILGKEKKRTSRVLPNVPVHLIQAGNGDNQVPLRKLNRTVTKLKPELTKAEVLAVRKRLTALPSSAMPIPKGVDPARARPDRKGLRGR, translated from the coding sequence ATGCCTGAAAGTAATGAGCGGGGGAAGTCTGTCCGGGGACTTTTTTCCCGGAAGCCCAAACCGGATAAGCCCAAAAAAGAAGATGGCCGGCTAAAGCAGATCTGGAACGTCTTCAAGATGACGCGGCGGCAAAACCCCGCCGTTGTCTGGTGGATGCTGCTGGCCTTTTTCGGCCTGGTTTTCATTGGCGCGGTCGCCGGCTTCATCGTCGGTCACGCGATCTACGCCACAGTGTTGGGCGTCGCTTTCGGCATTCTGGCCGCGATGTTCGTGCTGGCCCGAATGGCAGAGCGTGCCGCTTTCAAGCAGATCGATGGACAGCCGGGTGCTGTTGGCTCGGCTCTCGGCACTCTCAAGCGCGGCTGGTCCGTGGAGGAGCAGCCCGTCGTCATTGAGCCGCGGACCCAGGACCTGGTGTTCCGGGCGACAGGCAAGGCCGGTGTCGTACTGGTCAGCGAAGGCCCGGCGCAGCGCGCCGCGCGAATTCTCGGCAAGGAGAAGAAGCGCACGTCGCGGGTACTTCCGAACGTTCCGGTGCACTTGATTCAAGCCGGCAACGGTGACAACCAGGTTCCGCTGCGGAAGCTGAACCGTACAGTGACCAAGCTCAAGCCCGAACTGACGAAGGCCGAGGTGCTTGCCGTGCGCAAGCGTTTGACGGCGCTGCCGTCATCGGCCATGCCCATCCCAAAGGGCGTCGACCCGGCGCGTGCACGGCCGGACCGCAAGGGCCTGCGCGGCCGCTGA